In Paludibacter propionicigenes WB4, the genomic window GGCTCATTTTGGAGTGCCGGTAGTATTTGTAGAAACTGCAGAAATAGAAAAGATTGAACAGAATTTTACATCCTCAGCCTTTGTAAAATCACAGGTAGGTGTATCGGGGGTTTGCGAACCGGCTGCATTTATTGCCGGAGGAAGAGCGGGAGAATTTATCAGTAGAAAAAAATCAAAAGAAGGAATAACGGTCGCCATTTTCGAATCGGCCGTGTGAAACATAGAAGTTTTCCGGCACATAATATTTAAACACAATAGCACACATAGAAATAATGAAGAAAAGACTTAGTTGACATAGTAATAGTATCTGACGATACTATTGCCGAGTACTAGATTATCCCGATATTCGGGATAATACTATGTGGTCTTAGTCTTATTTATTCAATTAAAAACTATTGTGTACTATGTGATTAAAATTGATCAATAATAATTATCGTATACATAAAAACATGAAGGGAAAAATCTTTGTAGTAGGAACTGGTCCCGGTTTCGAAGAATATCTGAGCCTGAGAGCCATTGAGGTATTGAAAGAATGCGATGTGGTGGTAGGCTACAAAACCTATATTGCACTGATCGAAAAACTGATTGAAGGTAAAGAAATCGTTTCGTCGGGCATGCGTCGCGAAGTGGAACGGTGTGCTATGGTGTTGGAAATTGCCGAAAGTGGTAAGAATGTGTGTCTGATCAGTAGCGGCGACTCGGGTGTGTACGGCATGGCCGGCGTGGTGCTCGAAATGGTAGACAAAGCCCAAAACGGCATTGAAGTGGAAATTGTACCGGGTATTACTTCTGCCCTGTCTTCGGCTTCGCTGGCAGGAGCTCCACTGATGAACGACTTTG contains:
- the cobJ gene encoding precorrin-3B C(17)-methyltransferase translates to MKGKIFVVGTGPGFEEYLSLRAIEVLKECDVVVGYKTYIALIEKLIEGKEIVSSGMRREVERCAMVLEIAESGKNVCLISSGDSGVYGMAGVVLEMVDKAQNGIEVEIVPGITSALSSASLAGAPLMNDFAVVSLSDLMTPWEIIEKRTEKAAEGDFVICVYNPKSKERVEQIRIFVDIVLRHRSPQTPVAIVRNAMRDEAAVTHTTLSEMLEHTIDMTTTLIIGNSQTYYSNGKMITPRGYKI